In a genomic window of Lycium ferocissimum isolate CSIRO_LF1 chromosome 9, AGI_CSIRO_Lferr_CH_V1, whole genome shotgun sequence:
- the LOC132031511 gene encoding mitogen-activated protein kinase homolog NTF4, with protein MDGSGQQRDTMMSDATPPPAPPHAVGGTENIPATLSHGGRFIQYNIFGNVFEVTAKYKPPIMPIGKGAYGIVCSALNSETNEHVAIKKIANAFDNKIDAKRTLREIKLLRHMDHENIVAIRDIIPPPQREAFNDVYIAYELMDTDLHQIIRSNQGLSEEHCQYFLYQILRGLKYIHSANVLHRDLKPSNLLLNANCDLKICDFGLARVTSETDFMTEYVVTRWYRPPELLLNSSDYTAAIDVWSVGCIFMELMDRKPLFPGRDHVHQLRLIMELIGTPSEAEMEFLNENAKRYIRQLPLYRRQSFTEKFPHVNPAAIDLVEKMLTFDPRTRITVEDALAHPYLTSLHDISDEPICVTPFSFDFEQHALTEEQMKELIYRESIAFNPEYQHM; from the exons ATGGATGGTTCAGGGCAGCAACGAGATACGATGATGTCTGATGCAACACCACCACCTGCGCCGCCGCATGCGGTGGGGGGAACAGAGAATATCCCGGCGACGTTGAGTCACGGTGGGAGGTTTattcaatataatatatttggtAACGTATTTGAAGTAACTGCTAAGTATAAACCTCCTATTATGCCTATTGGTAAAGGTGCTTATGGTATTGTTTG TTCTGCTTTGAACTCGGAGACAAATGAGCATGTAGCGATAAAGAAAATTGCTAATGCTTTTGATAACAAGATTGATGCCAAGAGGACTTTGAGAGAGATCAAGCTTCTTCGGCATATGGATCATGAAAAC ATTGTTGCGATTAGAGATATAATTCCACCACCACAGAGAGAAGCCtttaatgatgtttatattgCGTATGAGCTTATGGATACTGATCTCCATCAAATTATTCGCTCGAATCAGGGTTTATCTGAGGAGCACTGCCAG TATTTCTTGTATCAGATCCTCCGTGGGTTGAAATACATACATTCTGCAAATGTTTTGCACAGAGACTTAAAGCCTAGCAATCTTCTCTTGAATGCCAACTGTGATTTAAAGAtatgtgattttgggctagctCGTGTCACTTCTGAAACTGACTTTATGACCGAATATGTTGTGACAAGATGGTATCGTCCACCTGAGCTGTTGTTAAATTCATCTGACTATACCGCAGCAATTGATGTATGGTCAGTAGGTTGCATCTTCATGGAACTGATGGACAGAAAACCCCTATTCCCTGGCAGAGATCATGTACACCAGCTGCGTCTTATTATGGAG TTGATTGGTACTCCTTCAGAGGCTGAAATGGAGTTTTTAAATGAGAATGCAAAACGATACATCCGACAACTTCCTCTTTACCGTCGACAGTCATTTACTGAAAAGTTCCCACATGTAAACCCAGCTGCTATTGATCTTGTCGAGAAAATGTTGACATTTGATCCGAGAACGAGAATAACAG TTGAAGACGCACTTGCACATCCTTACCTAACATCGCTCCATGATATTAGTGACGAGCCCATTTGTGTGACTCCTTTTAGCTTCGACTTTGAACAGCATGCCCTTACGGAGGAACAGATGAAGGAGCTGATTTACAGGGAGTCCATTGCATTTAATCCTGAATACCAGCACATGTGA